The Candidatus Saccharibacteria bacterium genome has a segment encoding these proteins:
- a CDS encoding DUF2061 domain-containing protein, protein MISQKIIVEKTISWRIVASLTTFTIAWIVTGELSTGLTVGGIEFFAKMILYYFHELAWEKIKSR, encoded by the coding sequence ATGATCAGTCAAAAAATAATCGTAGAAAAAACAATAAGCTGGCGAATAGTAGCCAGCTTAACGACTTTTACTATTGCTTGGATTGTAACTGGCGAACTTAGTACCGGCTTAACGGTTGGTGGAATAGAGTTTTTTGCCAAAATGATTTTATATTACTTTCACGAATTAGCGTGGGAGAAGATAAAGAGTAGATAG
- a CDS encoding sugar transferase — MTNSKTRYALLLILSDFLTIIAAFVVAYIARVSLDSRPLVEQITSVEYLRIFLLLLPFWVLIFASLGLYNSKIYSNRFSEAWRLLLGSFLGILFIIGYDFVSDTPIFPARLVAVYGFVLGAGLLVLERQIVWQIKKWGYRHGRGLDRVMLIGNAPATKDLAKLLGHAETSGVDIKAIVGQKTNVPQGYSGRHFSSLTDALEAIETLNITTVIQTQLYESEHKNHAIQQAALNNHVEYKLMLAEADFYSGAVDVELFHYFPVIAVHPTPLLGWGRIVKRGFDTALAIVLIVLTAPIMLATALALAVFDNGPIIFKQKRVTRGGREYNVYKFRSFLAKYNGRDNKETFEELGRMDLYEEFVKNRGQLPNDPRVGSIGRFIRGWSIDELPQLFNVIKGDISLVGPRTISRADAEQSFRDKTPLILSVKTGITGLAQVSGRTFIPVEERVKLDLFYVQNWSLWLDIKILFKTIWVVLKREDAV, encoded by the coding sequence ATGACAAACTCTAAAACCCGCTACGCACTTTTACTTATACTGTCGGATTTTTTAACTATCATTGCTGCTTTTGTGGTGGCTTATATTGCCCGGGTGAGTTTGGATTCTCGTCCATTAGTAGAACAAATTACCTCTGTTGAGTACTTGCGTATCTTTTTATTACTTCTGCCATTTTGGGTGTTAATTTTTGCCAGCCTCGGCTTGTATAACTCAAAAATTTACAGTAATCGCTTCAGCGAAGCTTGGCGTTTGCTGCTGGGTTCATTCTTGGGAATTTTATTTATTATTGGTTACGATTTTGTATCTGACACGCCAATCTTCCCAGCTCGGCTAGTTGCCGTATATGGATTCGTGCTCGGTGCTGGGTTGCTTGTACTCGAGCGCCAAATTGTCTGGCAAATAAAAAAATGGGGTTACCGGCACGGCCGTGGACTGGACCGAGTGATGTTAATCGGTAATGCTCCAGCCACCAAAGACCTCGCCAAATTGCTTGGCCATGCAGAAACATCTGGAGTTGATATAAAAGCCATCGTTGGTCAAAAAACTAATGTACCGCAGGGTTATAGTGGCCGGCACTTCTCTTCACTCACCGACGCGCTGGAAGCCATTGAAACACTTAATATTACTACTGTTATCCAAACTCAGTTGTATGAGTCTGAGCATAAAAATCACGCCATACAACAAGCAGCGCTAAATAACCACGTCGAGTACAAACTTATGTTAGCCGAAGCTGACTTTTATAGTGGCGCTGTTGATGTTGAGCTTTTTCATTACTTTCCGGTCATTGCCGTACATCCAACGCCGCTGTTGGGCTGGGGGCGGATCGTAAAGCGCGGGTTTGATACCGCTCTGGCTATTGTGCTTATTGTGCTTACGGCGCCGATAATGCTTGCAACTGCTCTAGCCTTGGCAGTGTTCGACAATGGCCCGATCATTTTCAAGCAAAAACGGGTTACCCGCGGAGGGCGTGAATACAACGTCTATAAGTTTCGTAGTTTTTTGGCTAAATATAACGGCCGCGACAACAAAGAAACGTTCGAGGAACTTGGGCGCATGGATCTGTACGAAGAATTCGTCAAAAACCGCGGCCAGCTACCTAACGACCCGCGAGTCGGCAGCATTGGCCGCTTTATTCGCGGATGGAGCATCGATGAGCTTCCTCAGCTATTCAACGTTATAAAGGGCGACATTAGTTTGGTGGGTCCACGTACAATCAGCCGAGCAGACGCAGAGCAGTCTTTCCGTGACAAAACACCACTAATTTTAAGTGTTAAAACCGGCATTACTGGCTTAGCACAAGTCTCTGGCCGCACCTTTATTCCAGTGGAAGAACGGGTAAAGCTTGATTTGTTCTACGTACAAAACTGGAGCTTATGGCTGGATATTAAGATTTTATTTAAAACAATATGGGTCGTTCTCAAGCGGGAAGATGCTGTCTGA
- a CDS encoding four helix bundle protein, whose translation MDLADIKNFEDLNIWQNAQDLAVSVYKVTQTFPSSEIYGITNQIRRSSASISANIAEGFGRKTNKDKLHFYVVAYGSLLETKNFVYLAKKLNFINEESVTDLLDTILVLQKQMNVFMRPLK comes from the coding sequence ATAGATTTGGCAGATATAAAGAACTTTGAAGACCTGAATATATGGCAAAACGCCCAAGATTTAGCAGTTTCAGTTTATAAAGTTACACAAACGTTTCCATCATCAGAAATCTACGGAATAACTAATCAGATTCGTCGTAGTTCCGCTTCAATTTCTGCCAACATAGCCGAGGGTTTTGGCCGAAAAACAAACAAAGATAAGTTGCATTTTTATGTCGTTGCCTATGGATCGCTCCTGGAGACCAAGAATTTTGTGTACTTAGCGAAAAAACTCAACTTCATAAACGAAGAGTCAGTTACAGATCTTCTTGATACTATATTAGTGTTGCAGAAACAAATGAATGTATTTATGAGACCACTAAAATGA
- a CDS encoding glycosyltransferase family 4 protein translates to MKVAIVQDWISSSASGAERVVLELHKIFPDAPIYTSTYDHKPGSKFETADVRTTFLQSIPGAKSKHQLFPLLRRRAFGGLDLTDYDVVISSSGAEAKAVKTRPDALHICYCHAPTHYYWSRYEEYLKRRAIGFIDPFAKAYLRTTIKGSRRWDYLAAQNPDIMLANSTHIAREIKKYYDRPSEVVFPPIDIERFNLSTAKRSGFVVVGRQVHYKRFDLAITAANKTNKSLLVVGRGPMHQQLRAIAGPTVKFITDASDDEVVDRMSGAEALLFPGLDDFGIVPVEAMATGTPVIAYKGGGALDYINAITGKFFDKQTPDSLAAVMRNFDTKNYKPADIRKQSRKFSSELFQSRILDIVKKHQ, encoded by the coding sequence ATGAAAGTAGCGATCGTCCAAGACTGGATAAGTTCTTCTGCGAGTGGTGCCGAGCGAGTGGTGTTGGAGTTGCATAAAATATTTCCCGACGCACCAATCTACACCTCTACCTACGACCACAAACCAGGCAGTAAATTTGAAACTGCCGATGTCCGCACCACATTCCTGCAAAGCATTCCTGGGGCAAAGTCTAAACATCAATTGTTTCCGTTGTTGCGCCGCCGAGCTTTTGGAGGTCTAGATTTAACCGACTACGATGTAGTTATTTCTTCCTCAGGTGCAGAGGCTAAAGCTGTAAAAACTCGACCAGACGCACTCCACATTTGCTATTGTCACGCTCCAACTCACTATTACTGGTCTCGCTACGAGGAATATTTAAAGCGTCGGGCTATTGGCTTTATTGATCCCTTTGCAAAAGCCTACTTACGTACAACAATTAAAGGCAGTCGCCGTTGGGATTACCTTGCCGCCCAAAACCCCGACATTATGTTGGCGAATTCTACGCACATTGCCAGAGAAATAAAAAAGTACTACGACCGTCCGTCCGAAGTAGTGTTTCCGCCCATAGACATCGAACGATTTAATTTAAGCACTGCCAAGCGCAGTGGCTTTGTAGTTGTGGGGCGACAGGTTCATTACAAACGCTTTGATCTGGCTATTACGGCTGCTAACAAAACTAACAAAAGCTTGTTAGTTGTTGGGCGTGGACCGATGCACCAACAACTCCGTGCAATCGCTGGGCCAACAGTAAAATTTATTACGGACGCGTCTGACGACGAGGTTGTCGACCGTATGAGCGGCGCCGAAGCCTTGCTGTTTCCAGGGCTTGATGACTTTGGCATCGTCCCTGTAGAGGCCATGGCTACCGGCACACCAGTTATTGCCTACAAAGGTGGTGGTGCGCTGGACTACATCAACGCCATAACTGGAAAGTTCTTTGACAAGCAAACACCAGACTCCTTAGCAGCTGTTATGCGTAATTTTGACACAAAAAACTACAAACCTGCCGACATTCGTAAACAGTCTCGTAAATTCTCATCTGAACTGTTCCAGTCTCGCATTCTCGACATCGTCAAAAAACACCAATAA
- a CDS encoding polysaccharide pyruvyl transferase family protein, translating into MLKKINVLVVSAYKYGNAGDDICALSTKYAISKAATTIGKIEITSPPIAQNLLKDKTVVVLGGGGLIYDTDKANVKNYMDYFKFAEPRTIKAAISMGVQGIASDYGREQYKKYLSKLDVLSVRSESDKALLNEIGINNAVTTQDIAFLADNWLPKWSSPRKYLYRKRKPIIGLSLVDLKKVKGESFKKFISNFEKIIDDFINRNNDKYDFWFLQHSGDDKGYIDRLKSKHKITVINYKSPKDISKLWWAYKQVDYVIGVRFHSIILAILAKKPILPIGSKGGKQYRLCMADDKVLKKQYVDLNQLDDLKRKLSLFSDPAVRLEAAETSKVKELQILAEKNVDLLKAALRGANK; encoded by the coding sequence ACCATCGGAAAAATTGAAATTACTAGCCCTCCTATAGCTCAAAATTTATTAAAGGATAAGACTGTTGTTGTTCTAGGGGGCGGAGGTTTAATTTATGATACCGATAAAGCAAATGTAAAAAACTATATGGATTATTTTAAATTTGCTGAACCTCGTACAATAAAGGCAGCGATTTCAATGGGGGTGCAGGGCATAGCTTCTGACTATGGCAGAGAGCAATATAAGAAATATCTGTCCAAGCTGGATGTACTTAGTGTTAGAAGTGAATCAGATAAAGCGCTATTGAATGAAATAGGCATCAATAACGCCGTTACAACGCAAGATATTGCTTTTTTAGCAGATAACTGGCTTCCAAAATGGAGTAGCCCAAGAAAATACCTTTATCGCAAGAGAAAACCTATCATCGGACTTTCATTAGTTGACTTAAAAAAAGTAAAAGGCGAAAGTTTTAAAAAGTTTATAAGCAATTTCGAAAAAATTATTGATGATTTCATTAATAGAAACAACGATAAATACGATTTCTGGTTCTTGCAGCATTCGGGAGACGACAAAGGATATATCGACAGACTCAAATCAAAACATAAAATTACAGTCATTAACTATAAGAGCCCGAAAGATATTTCAAAACTGTGGTGGGCGTATAAACAAGTTGATTATGTAATAGGTGTGCGTTTTCATTCAATTATCTTAGCAATTCTTGCAAAGAAACCTATTTTACCCATAGGTTCAAAAGGTGGTAAACAATATAGACTTTGCATGGCAGACGATAAAGTTCTTAAAAAACAATACGTAGACTTAAATCAGTTAGACGATTTAAAAAGAAAATTGAGTCTTTTTTCTGATCCTGCTGTCAGACTAGAGGCTGCTGAAACATCCAAAGTAAAAGAGCTGCAGATTCTTGCGGAGAAAAACGTAGATCTGTTGAAGGCTGCACTAAGAGGTGCAAATAAATGA